The following coding sequences lie in one candidate division WOR-3 bacterium genomic window:
- a CDS encoding [Fe-Fe] hydrogenase large subunit C-terminal domain-containing protein, which produces MPDPIFYHSIKVDEKKCIGCVVCMKVCPTKAIRIKEKKAVVNAERCIDCGECYRACPYGAITPLTTKTSDITRFKIKVALPSPVLYSQFGSNVMPDQILNALKEIGFDYVYDEALACEMISIAIEEYLERNKSPRPIISSTCPVVVRLIQRLFPSLVSLIIRMEPPREIAAKNLKRELSKEHKISEQDIGIFHITSCPAKMVSINKPETMEKSYLDGAISIKEIYNQLMAQLKRKEHNFILQTQSQASGIGIGWAISGGEIRGIKQDASVSVSGVYDTIRILSDVESGKIKNIEYLECLICPDGCIGGPLTVENRFLAKSHILKLIRKFGGKNRIDISYVKQLYEKNFFSFERNIQPKPFSPLDPDKNEAIRKLKKKERILKNLPGINCGVCGAPDCESFAEDLAKGEKDLTIGRCVFLGE; this is translated from the coding sequence ATGCCTGATCCAATTTTCTACCACTCTATAAAAGTTGATGAAAAAAAATGCATCGGATGTGTCGTTTGTATGAAGGTTTGCCCGACAAAGGCGATAAGGATAAAAGAAAAAAAGGCAGTCGTAAATGCCGAAAGATGCATTGATTGTGGAGAATGCTATCGTGCCTGCCCTTATGGTGCAATCACCCCACTTACCACCAAAACATCAGATATCACGCGTTTCAAAATTAAAGTAGCGCTCCCTTCTCCGGTTCTTTATTCACAATTCGGGAGCAATGTAATGCCCGACCAAATTCTCAATGCCCTGAAAGAAATTGGCTTTGACTATGTTTACGATGAGGCACTCGCCTGCGAAATGATTTCCATTGCAATTGAGGAATATCTCGAAAGAAATAAATCCCCCAGACCAATAATATCCTCAACCTGTCCGGTTGTTGTCCGTTTAATACAGAGACTATTTCCCAGCCTTGTTTCATTGATAATTCGTATGGAGCCCCCCCGAGAAATTGCCGCAAAGAATTTAAAAAGGGAGTTATCGAAAGAACATAAAATTTCAGAACAAGATATCGGAATTTTCCACATCACTTCCTGTCCTGCCAAGATGGTCTCTATCAATAAACCAGAAACAATGGAAAAGTCATACCTTGATGGTGCGATCTCTATCAAAGAAATATATAATCAATTAATGGCACAACTTAAAAGAAAAGAACATAACTTCATCCTCCAAACTCAGAGTCAGGCGAGTGGTATCGGTATCGGTTGGGCAATCTCCGGCGGTGAGATAAGAGGAATAAAGCAGGATGCTTCAGTTTCAGTTTCCGGTGTCTATGATACAATAAGAATACTTAGCGATGTAGAGTCAGGGAAGATAAAAAATATTGAATATCTTGAATGCCTTATCTGTCCGGATGGATGCATTGGCGGACCGCTGACAGTAGAAAATAGATTCCTTGCCAAGAGCCATATCTTAAAGTTGATAAGAAAATTTGGCGGGAAAAATCGTATTGATATTTCCTATGTGAAACAGTTATACGAAAAGAATTTCTTTTCATTTGAACGGAATATCCAGCCCAAACCATTTTCCCCTCTGGATCCGGATAAAAATGAAGCAATTAGAAAACTGAAGAAGAAAGAGCGCATACTTAAGAATTTACCAGGGATCAATTGTGGGGTCTGTGGAGCACCGGATTGTGAATCATTTGCTGAAGATCTGGCCAAAGGCGAAAAGGATCTCACAATCGGTAGATGTGTTTTTTTAGGAGAATAA
- a CDS encoding ATP-binding protein produces the protein MGEETRLSEEFEITGGDFINGGMASCRIKNILKEIGIDAEITRRVAIASYEAEMNVVMYAKKGIMKFILDSHRITIKVEDEGPGIPDIELAMQPGYSTATPEMREMGFGAGMGLPNIQKNADIFNIVSTVGKGTNLEIIINLNNKNA, from the coding sequence ATGGGTGAGGAAACAAGACTTTCAGAAGAATTTGAAATCACTGGTGGCGATTTTATAAACGGTGGCATGGCTTCCTGTAGAATAAAAAATATTTTAAAAGAGATTGGAATTGACGCAGAGATTACACGCCGGGTCGCAATTGCCTCCTATGAGGCGGAGATGAATGTGGTTATGTACGCAAAGAAGGGAATAATGAAATTCATTCTTGACTCCCATCGCATAACAATAAAAGTTGAGGATGAAGGACCGGGAATCCCTGATATTGAACTTGCAATGCAACCAGGTTATTCAACGGCAACACCCGAGATGCGCGAAATGGGATTTGGTGCCGGAATGGGACTGCCAAATATCCAGAAAAATGCTGATATCTTCAATATTGTCTCTACGGTAGGCAAAGGTACAAATCTTGAAATAATCATTAATTTGAATAACAAAAATGCCTGA